A part of Pararhizobium sp. A13 genomic DNA contains:
- a CDS encoding aldehyde dehydrogenase family protein — protein MTKLYTRDYWENVLSALKPEGRHFINGELSPSSSGATFTRTRPMDGKPGATLARGNAADIDRAVAAARAAFESGVWRKKDPAEKKKIMLKWAQAIRDHGDALALLETLDVGKPVMASLNVDVRLCADGIQFYGEMIDKLYDEVAPTPPSERAIVRKVPIGVIGAITPWNYPMIIDAWKLGPAIAAGNSVVLKPAEQSSLSAIRLAQLGFEAGLPAGVLNVVTGYGEETGKPLALHMDVDMIAFTGSTEVGKLIMGYAAQSNVKRVALELGGKSPLVVFADADLDAAASAVAWGCFYNSGETCHASTRLIVERSVQDALIAKIEAVTKSDIALAHPFEPSAQIGALIEEEHMIKVLSMIAAGEKEGARRAFGGERTLSETGGYYVSPGVFVDMTNDMSLARQEIFGPVLAAIPFDTEEEALRIANDTIYGLAGAVFTRDMDRAHRFSEAIHAGTVWINTYDMSNFATPFGGFKQSGFGRDRSVHAIDKYCDYKTIWQHFG, from the coding sequence ATGACCAAGCTCTATACCCGCGACTACTGGGAAAACGTCCTTTCGGCCCTCAAGCCGGAAGGCCGCCATTTCATCAACGGCGAGTTGTCGCCGTCCTCGTCCGGCGCGACCTTCACCCGGACGCGTCCAATGGACGGCAAGCCTGGCGCCACGCTTGCACGCGGCAATGCCGCCGATATCGATCGGGCAGTGGCGGCCGCCCGCGCAGCCTTCGAGAGCGGGGTCTGGCGAAAGAAGGACCCGGCGGAGAAGAAGAAGATCATGCTGAAATGGGCGCAGGCGATCCGCGACCATGGCGACGCGCTGGCGCTGCTCGAAACGCTCGATGTCGGCAAACCGGTCATGGCCTCGCTCAATGTCGACGTGCGCCTCTGCGCCGATGGCATCCAGTTCTACGGCGAGATGATCGACAAGCTCTACGACGAGGTCGCACCGACTCCACCGAGCGAGCGCGCCATCGTCCGCAAGGTGCCGATCGGCGTCATCGGCGCCATCACGCCGTGGAACTACCCGATGATCATCGATGCCTGGAAGCTCGGGCCGGCGATTGCCGCCGGCAACTCCGTCGTGCTGAAGCCGGCCGAGCAGTCATCGCTGTCTGCCATCCGTCTCGCCCAGCTCGGGTTCGAGGCGGGGCTTCCGGCTGGCGTTCTGAACGTCGTCACCGGCTATGGCGAGGAAACCGGCAAGCCCTTAGCGCTGCACATGGATGTCGACATGATTGCGTTTACTGGCTCGACCGAGGTCGGCAAGCTGATCATGGGTTATGCCGCGCAATCCAACGTCAAGCGCGTGGCGCTCGAACTCGGCGGCAAGTCGCCGCTCGTGGTCTTCGCCGATGCCGATCTCGACGCCGCCGCCTCAGCCGTCGCCTGGGGCTGTTTCTACAATTCGGGAGAGACTTGCCATGCCTCGACACGGCTCATCGTCGAGCGTTCGGTGCAGGATGCACTGATTGCGAAGATCGAGGCCGTGACAAAGAGCGATATCGCCCTTGCCCATCCCTTCGAACCGTCGGCTCAGATCGGCGCGCTGATCGAGGAGGAGCACATGATCAAGGTCCTTTCCATGATCGCGGCGGGCGAGAAGGAAGGTGCCCGCCGTGCCTTCGGCGGCGAGCGGACCCTCTCGGAAACAGGCGGCTACTACGTTTCCCCTGGCGTCTTCGTCGACATGACCAACGACATGAGCCTCGCCCGTCAGGAAATTTTTGGGCCCGTTCTCGCTGCCATCCCCTTCGACACCGAGGAGGAAGCCTTGAGGATTGCCAACGACACGATCTACGGCCTTGCCGGCGCCGTCTTCACCAGGGACATGGACCGCGCCCATCGCTTCTCCGAGGCGATCCATGCCGGCACCGTCTGGATCAATACCTACGACATGTCGAATTTCGCGACGCCCTTCGGCGGCTTCAAGCAGTCCGGTTTCGGCCGCGACCGCTCGGTGCATGCGATCGACAAATATTGCGACTACAAGACCATCTGGCAGCATTTCGGCTAA
- a CDS encoding phosphoethanolamine--lipid A transferase has product MAVYILIVLNLTFWNDAFHVFGGLHGAFYMFAAAIIFLVFAGMIPFSAKYLIKPFLVFLIIAGAISSYYTDFFGVVIDKEMIRNAVVTTPEEASHLVTATFIKHVILYGVLPSALVLVTRVKHRPFISKFFVNLAAVIVCLTLCAGLAFANYSGLSSNIREHRDMMAKLTPFSPITSAIGLVVSSYHEIGLVRAPLGTDAKLGPVIAKAQKPVVTVIVAGETARSMNFSLNGYERDTNPELEARGVTNFTQTTSCGTATAVSLPCMFSVYGKKNYSDRKARSTDTLMDVLRRAGIDGYWWDNNTGSKGIADLISFASVTKQKNSPYCKQGECLDDIFLDQLDSKLASITRNTVIVLHQLGSHGPAYYMRYPEEFRRFVPDCRTPQLSDCSREAIVNAYDNTILYTDHNLAAVIDLLKRHQSSVDGAMIYMSDHGESLGENGLFLHGAPYMFAPAEQTHVPFIAWFSDAYAQLMNLNRSCLNKYSDAATSHDNLFHTVLGMMNVETKVYNPDLDVFAACRSVATESQFGVGS; this is encoded by the coding sequence GTGGCCGTTTACATCCTGATCGTCCTCAACCTCACATTCTGGAACGACGCCTTCCATGTCTTCGGTGGGCTGCACGGCGCATTCTACATGTTCGCCGCCGCGATCATCTTCCTCGTGTTCGCCGGTATGATCCCTTTTTCGGCGAAGTATCTGATCAAGCCGTTCCTTGTCTTCCTCATCATCGCGGGCGCCATCTCGTCCTACTATACGGATTTTTTCGGCGTGGTGATCGACAAGGAGATGATCAGAAATGCCGTGGTCACGACGCCTGAGGAGGCCAGCCATCTCGTCACCGCAACCTTCATCAAGCATGTGATTTTATACGGTGTCCTGCCATCGGCGCTGGTCCTGGTGACGCGGGTCAAGCATCGGCCCTTCATCAGCAAATTCTTTGTCAATCTTGCCGCCGTCATCGTCTGTTTGACGCTTTGTGCCGGGCTTGCTTTTGCAAACTACTCGGGCCTCTCGTCGAACATTCGCGAACACCGGGACATGATGGCGAAACTGACCCCGTTTTCGCCCATTACCTCGGCCATCGGCCTTGTGGTCAGCTCGTATCACGAGATCGGACTTGTACGGGCTCCTCTGGGGACCGACGCCAAACTCGGCCCGGTCATTGCCAAGGCGCAAAAACCCGTCGTTACCGTCATCGTGGCCGGCGAGACGGCGCGCTCCATGAATTTTTCCCTCAACGGGTACGAAAGAGACACCAATCCTGAGCTGGAGGCTCGGGGTGTGACGAACTTCACGCAAACGACGAGCTGCGGGACGGCGACCGCGGTGTCGTTGCCTTGCATGTTTTCGGTCTATGGCAAGAAGAACTATTCGGACAGGAAGGCGCGGTCGACCGATACATTGATGGACGTGCTGCGCCGCGCCGGGATCGATGGCTATTGGTGGGACAACAATACCGGCAGCAAGGGTATTGCCGACCTGATCAGCTTTGCCAGCGTCACGAAGCAGAAGAACAGTCCCTATTGCAAGCAGGGCGAATGTCTGGACGATATCTTTCTTGACCAGCTCGACAGCAAACTCGCGAGCATCACCAGGAACACCGTCATCGTCCTCCATCAACTCGGGAGCCATGGCCCGGCCTACTATATGCGGTACCCGGAAGAGTTTCGGCGATTCGTGCCGGATTGCCGCACGCCACAATTATCCGATTGCAGCCGCGAGGCGATTGTCAACGCCTACGACAACACGATCCTTTACACCGATCATAACCTGGCCGCGGTCATCGATCTTCTGAAAAGGCATCAGAGCAGCGTCGATGGAGCGATGATTTACATGTCGGATCACGGCGAATCCCTGGGCGAAAACGGCTTGTTCCTGCACGGCGCACCCTACATGTTCGCGCCTGCCGAACAGACGCATGTTCCATTCATCGCGTGGTTTTCGGACGCCTATGCCCAGTTGATGAACCTGAACAGGTCCTGCCTCAATAAATATTCCGACGCGGCCACCTCGCACGACAACCTGTTTCATACAGTCCTGGGAATGATGAATGTCGAGACCAAGGTCTACAATCCGGACCTCGATGTCTTTGCTGCCTGCCGATCGGTAGCTACGGAGAGTCAGTTTGGGGTTGGCTCATAA
- a CDS encoding iron-containing alcohol dehydrogenase has protein sequence MAFSTSFVPEIRFGENIHETIGTAASSFGAKTASIVIDGFLARSGLAGRIATQLLAEGIEARVFSDFTGEPKIAHVRRATEAVTGADVVIGIGGGSALDIAKIAACCAASGEDAMHYALAANPLPKDPLKKIMVPTTAGTGSETSATNIFTGPAGKKLWIWGAETKADLVLLDPALTATLPANLTAWCGMDAFIHAFEAATNRNTHAGGKIYAHEALHLVTGALETAVNEPDNMDARGKVLLGSCYAGIAIDNCGTAVAHTISHALAGLAPVHHGLATALGFEATLAWLVEADTADLNAAAKACGLAKAADLPAFVSGLMDRCGIVRALPKAFEALDSGALAAEMKAPENQPMRRSSIREVSDEDIADFAATIMSLPKAA, from the coding sequence GTGGCTTTTTCCACTTCCTTCGTTCCCGAAATTCGTTTCGGCGAAAATATTCACGAAACGATCGGTACCGCTGCCTCGTCCTTTGGTGCGAAAACCGCCTCCATCGTCATCGACGGCTTCCTTGCCCGATCGGGGCTCGCCGGTCGCATCGCAACCCAGTTGCTGGCCGAAGGCATCGAGGCGCGTGTCTTCTCCGATTTCACTGGTGAGCCGAAGATCGCCCATGTGCGGCGTGCGACCGAGGCGGTCACGGGCGCGGATGTGGTGATCGGTATCGGCGGCGGCTCGGCACTGGACATCGCCAAGATCGCCGCCTGTTGTGCCGCCTCCGGTGAGGATGCCATGCATTATGCGCTCGCGGCCAATCCGCTACCGAAGGACCCTCTGAAGAAGATCATGGTGCCGACGACGGCAGGGACCGGATCGGAAACGTCCGCGACCAACATTTTCACCGGGCCAGCGGGCAAGAAGCTCTGGATCTGGGGTGCCGAGACCAAGGCTGATCTCGTGCTGCTTGACCCGGCGCTGACGGCGACGCTGCCCGCCAATCTCACCGCCTGGTGCGGTATGGACGCTTTCATCCATGCTTTCGAGGCCGCCACCAACCGCAACACCCATGCCGGCGGCAAAATCTATGCGCATGAAGCCCTGCACCTTGTCACCGGCGCGCTGGAAACAGCCGTCAACGAACCCGACAATATGGACGCGCGCGGCAAAGTGTTGCTCGGCTCGTGCTATGCTGGCATCGCCATCGACAATTGCGGCACAGCCGTCGCCCACACGATCAGCCATGCGCTGGCGGGCCTGGCCCCCGTTCACCATGGCCTTGCCACCGCGCTTGGCTTCGAGGCCACGCTTGCCTGGCTGGTCGAGGCCGATACCGCCGATCTCAATGCGGCTGCAAAAGCCTGCGGTCTTGCCAAGGCGGCGGATCTTCCGGCTTTCGTCTCGGGTCTGATGGATCGCTGCGGCATTGTCCGTGCCCTGCCGAAGGCGTTCGAAGCACTCGATTCGGGCGCGCTTGCTGCCGAGATGAAGGCGCCGGAAAACCAGCCGATGCGCCGCTCTTCCATCCGCGAGGTCAGCGATGAGGACATCGCCGATTTCGCCGCCACCATCATGTCCCTTCCGAAGGCCGCCTGA
- a CDS encoding mandelate racemase/muconate lactonizing enzyme family protein, whose protein sequence is MSKIVSIEITHHRLPLDPAFKASWDGRPRKHFDATIVRVRDDEGREGIGSGDLMKGFEGHEDLFIGQDPRHLERHYEVLSHISFHYGRCWPLDLALWDLSGKITGEPVWRMLGGRADKVRLYASSGVLREPSAMADQAEGYIDEGFPAMKVRFSSSAGGRGSWKADVKALEAIRARVGDRVELMVDCNQGWRMPWDTTLAWTFKDALAVAKELEKLDIYWMEEPLFRSDREGMRRLSDATSVRIAGGEMTRELYEFRDIIEARAFDVVQPDVALTGGITGCRRLAYQAREAGVMFTPHSWTNGIGVLANAHLTAGAGDAPFLEYPYDNPEWSEERRDYPMVSPLKHKDGWLELGEAPGLGVVLDEERLKRTQV, encoded by the coding sequence ATGAGCAAGATCGTCTCCATCGAGATCACCCATCATCGGCTGCCGCTCGACCCGGCGTTCAAGGCGAGCTGGGACGGCCGGCCGCGAAAACATTTCGATGCGACGATCGTCCGCGTCCGCGATGACGAGGGCCGCGAGGGGATCGGCTCCGGTGACCTGATGAAGGGCTTCGAGGGTCATGAGGATCTCTTCATCGGACAGGACCCGCGTCATCTGGAGCGGCACTATGAGGTGCTGTCGCACATCAGCTTCCATTATGGCCGCTGCTGGCCGCTGGATCTGGCGCTCTGGGACCTCTCCGGCAAGATCACTGGCGAACCGGTCTGGCGCATGCTCGGCGGCCGGGCTGACAAGGTCCGGCTCTATGCCTCCTCCGGCGTCCTGCGCGAGCCGTCGGCCATGGCCGATCAGGCCGAGGGTTACATCGATGAAGGTTTCCCGGCGATGAAGGTGCGCTTTTCCTCCTCGGCCGGCGGCCGCGGCAGCTGGAAAGCCGATGTGAAGGCGCTCGAAGCCATCCGCGCCCGCGTTGGCGACCGGGTGGAGCTGATGGTCGATTGCAACCAGGGCTGGCGCATGCCGTGGGACACGACGCTGGCATGGACCTTCAAGGATGCGCTGGCTGTCGCGAAAGAGCTGGAAAAGCTCGATATCTACTGGATGGAGGAGCCGCTGTTCCGCTCCGACCGCGAAGGCATGCGCCGTCTCTCCGATGCCACCAGCGTGCGCATCGCCGGCGGTGAGATGACCCGCGAACTCTATGAGTTCCGCGACATCATCGAGGCGCGCGCCTTCGATGTCGTCCAACCGGATGTGGCGCTCACCGGTGGCATCACCGGCTGCCGCCGTCTCGCCTATCAGGCCCGCGAGGCTGGCGTGATGTTCACGCCGCACTCCTGGACCAACGGTATCGGCGTGCTCGCCAACGCCCACCTCACCGCCGGCGCCGGCGATGCGCCTTTTCTCGAATATCCCTATGACAATCCCGAATGGAGCGAGGAGCGCCGCGACTACCCGATGGTCTCGCCGCTGAAGCACAAGGACGGCTGGCTGGAGCTCGGTGAAGCGCCGGGGCTGGGCGTGGTGCTCGACGAGGAGCGGCTGAAGAGGACACAGGTGTAA
- a CDS encoding LysR substrate-binding domain-containing protein, translating into MLGHIPLEAFRVFDAACRQMNFSKAGRELNITQAAVSRRIKGLEDHLGAALFTRRGKNLELTPQGARLFQRVRAALDYLEESLDPFRSVNGGTIAIAASGSVSHLWLGGRLRDFGKENPSISLRLLTSDTSSDLAAETNDLVILYSTGEHPRWDLTPMMPERLMPVASPDYLDSRGLDAGTLTVERIASLDLIDYERFNAHWISFRQWFGRVSPPPRLKLPNPRFSFSTYIMAIDAALRGDGIALGSLGLIEEQLADGRLVTVGSECLSTGYGYYLGLPKFKTVTPEARQLHAFLTGSES; encoded by the coding sequence ATGCTGGGCCATATTCCGCTGGAAGCGTTCCGGGTGTTCGATGCAGCCTGCCGGCAGATGAATTTTTCGAAAGCCGGGCGCGAACTCAACATCACCCAGGCCGCCGTCAGCCGCCGCATCAAGGGACTGGAGGATCATCTCGGCGCGGCGCTGTTCACACGGCGCGGCAAGAACCTGGAACTGACGCCGCAGGGCGCACGCCTGTTCCAGCGGGTTCGCGCCGCGCTGGATTATCTGGAGGAGAGTCTCGACCCCTTCCGCTCTGTAAACGGCGGCACGATCGCCATCGCAGCGAGCGGTTCGGTGTCACATCTCTGGCTCGGCGGCCGCCTGCGCGATTTCGGCAAGGAGAACCCGTCGATCTCGCTCAGGCTGCTGACCTCGGACACGTCATCGGATCTTGCCGCTGAAACCAATGATCTCGTCATCCTTTACTCGACCGGAGAACACCCGCGCTGGGACCTGACGCCGATGATGCCGGAACGGCTGATGCCTGTTGCTTCGCCGGATTATCTCGACAGCCGCGGCCTTGATGCCGGGACCCTGACCGTCGAGCGGATCGCCTCGCTGGACCTCATCGACTACGAGCGCTTCAACGCGCACTGGATTTCCTTCCGGCAGTGGTTCGGCCGCGTTTCTCCGCCGCCCCGGCTGAAGCTGCCGAACCCGCGTTTTTCCTTTTCCACCTATATCATGGCGATCGATGCCGCCCTTCGCGGGGACGGCATCGCGCTTGGCAGCCTCGGCCTGATCGAAGAACAACTCGCCGATGGCAGGCTTGTGACGGTCGGCTCGGAGTGCCTTTCCACCGGTTACGGCTATTATCTCGGCCTTCCCAAATTCAAGACCGTCACGCCGGAAGCGCGGCAGCTGCATGCGTTCCTGACAGGCTCGGAGAGCTGA